One segment of Anopheles stephensi strain Indian chromosome 3, UCI_ANSTEP_V1.0, whole genome shotgun sequence DNA contains the following:
- the LOC118509994 gene encoding uncharacterized protein LOC118509994: protein MNSATKVGEIFTAAGAAFNSLGELTMQLHPSSDSPTGSKWTDEEIEMLRSAVTRFSEDLSKISQRIKGRTVSQIRHTLKKKAFEDAGLPVRQLSQTVPSQPHHQQLHTIQQQQQQLIVTSTAVTHYEEAAAPSAVIAHPMVIESVIKDENTDASGLLCQTADISMTLNRLNTQEHEADVEGIATSEMKLEFEPGTEEVAG from the exons G GTAGGAGAGATTTTTACCGCTGCCGGTGCGGCATTCAATAGCCTAGGAGAGCTAACGATGCAGCTTCACCCATCTTCCGATTCTCCGACTGG GAGCAAATGGACAGATGAAGAAATAGAGATGCTTCGATCCGCAGTCACACGGTTCAGCGAAGATTTGAGCAAAATCAGCCAACGCATCAAGGGACGTACGGT CTCACAAATTCGCCACACGCTCAAGAAGAAAGCATTTGAAGATGCAGGCCTGCCGGTGAGGCAACTTTCACAGACAGTTCCCTCTCAACCACACCATCAACAGCTTCACAcaatacagcagcagcaacagcaattaATCGTTACATCCACTGCAGTTACACACTACGAAGAGGCTGCAGCGCCCTCGGCCGTTATTGCACATCCGATGGTAATCGAGTCGGTCATAAAAGACGAAAACACCGATGCCAGCGGGCTACTCTGTCAAACGGCCGACATTTCGATGACACTGAACCGACTCAATACACAGGAGCATGAGGCAGACGTCGAAGGAATCGCTACGAGCGAAATGAAGCTCGAGTTTGAACCCGGCACGGAAGAAGTGGCCGGGTGA